A genomic window from Mycobacteriales bacterium includes:
- a CDS encoding YoaK family protein translates to MAGPGGIDANRDGGPPLTLGLTFSVALTVVTGAMDAITFTRLGEVFSSVMTGNLVLLGVSAGRADGALAIHVAVAVAGFVGGVLLAGVITGPPARASGRWPPRVSAALAVELALLAGFFVGWAVRGGRPDGTVQVVLLLLAATAMGVQTGAVRAIGISGLSTTYLTGTLAGILATLVTDGRLQRRSLVILAALIVGAAVATLLVVHVPTAAPALPVALLLVVLVGSRAV, encoded by the coding sequence ATGGCGGGTCCGGGCGGGATCGACGCCAACCGTGACGGCGGCCCGCCGCTCACCCTCGGGCTGACGTTCTCGGTCGCGCTCACCGTGGTCACCGGGGCGATGGACGCCATCACCTTCACCCGCCTGGGCGAGGTCTTCTCGAGCGTGATGACCGGCAACCTGGTGCTGCTCGGCGTGTCCGCGGGCAGGGCCGACGGTGCCCTCGCGATCCATGTGGCGGTCGCGGTGGCCGGATTCGTGGGTGGCGTCCTGCTCGCGGGCGTCATCACCGGACCGCCGGCACGCGCCTCCGGTCGCTGGCCACCGAGGGTCAGCGCCGCCCTCGCCGTCGAACTGGCTCTCCTCGCCGGCTTCTTCGTCGGCTGGGCCGTGCGGGGCGGCCGGCCGGACGGGACGGTGCAAGTCGTCCTGCTGCTCCTGGCCGCGACCGCGATGGGGGTGCAGACCGGCGCGGTGCGCGCGATCGGAATCAGCGGGCTGTCCACGACCTACCTGACCGGGACTCTGGCCGGCATCCTTGCGACGCTGGTCACCGACGGCCGCTTGCAGCGGCGCAGCCTGGTCATTCTCGCCGCGTTGATCGTCGGAGCGGCGGTCGCCACGCTGCTCGTCGTCCATGTCCCGACAGCGGCGCCGGCGCTTCCCGTCGCGCTGCTGCTCGTGGTCTTGGTCGGTTCCCGCGCCGTATGA
- a CDS encoding SpoIIE family protein phosphatase codes for MTRQRPIEDPEQDRSSPFAGNSAMAAAMRAFDWAATPLGPSEQWQASMKTACRICLTSQFPILLWCGPELRMLYNDTYLPMLGEKHPAIGAPGEQVWAELWPIIGPMLDGVVATGEATWSEDQLLPMNRHGYWEEAYFTFSYSPIHAADGTVSGVFTAVSENTERVIGERRLHTLRKLGGISASNASTPERVLTTGLEVLSAEPSDVPAAVAYLVDEDTGVLRPVGGFGIGSQGVAPMPTLPQPEVGRAFEQPHAGPAGLATGLRRRYPGVLLASPGPLDGTPLGDIPPDDAMVLPITAAGRDRPVGVLVTAVSPTRALDDDYRTFFELVAGQVSTAATEALAYQAERRRADALTELDRAKSEFFANVSHEFRTPLILIAGPAEDALADSASPLPASQRERMQVIRRNAGRLRRLVDDMLDFARIEAGRLHPEMTAVDLSGFTTEIVESFAPAVERAGLALRVVCPPLPRPVSVDVDMWEKVLLNLLSNAVKYTRDGSIEISLQDDPGADRVELTVADTGIGIPAEERPLVFERFHRVRGGGGRSHEGAGIGLALVHEMVRLHDGTVEVASSEGKGAVFTVHLPYGAATASSPEAPRGSMALQYMDEALQWETGEEDISEHTRGAGRTAGASVLIVEDNSDLRTFLKRLLEPHWRVLQAADGRTGLRMAQAQRPDLVLSDVMMPELDGFGLLRELRSYPATAAIPVIFLSARAEEESTVEGLGAGADDYLPKPFSATELVARVRSNLELARVRTRESEFRRALVDSLQEGLFVSGADGTVVEVNTTFGEITGYGPEGAPYDMPYPWLSDDPYHRQLFESAATEALQSEAGQFIVPLQHRDGRLVWAAATIHAIPDQDRTGKVIVGTLRDVTAARAAAERESAVASFVEGLATATGVSEVLGIGLVELQTALDAVQAVAAVWPSETAEVVMVAAQPVESWAALSESTRVALETARHDPVGRMRVEAPAQDSVRVVGVTAPLGSNGDAAVWLDLGDPSLLSAETEMLFELLVANLGQALDRARRYDQAREVALTLQHAILAPTDLPPGFAARYEPAVRPLDIGGDWYDVTELADGQIGVVVGDCVGHGLAAAAVMGQLRSACRALLLRTGHPGQVLDELDAFAHRIPDAACTTVFCATIDPATGTIAYSSAGHPPPVLSADATGARLLDEARSLPLATLPTAPRPEATATLAPGATLLLYTDGLIERRGEPLTVGIDTARRTLSQDPQMLPDQLADRLLAELMPINGYEDDVAVLIYRYETIGPLRRDLPVAAAELADMRHDLRAWLNGIGAAAANRDAVLVAVSEACTNSIEHAGLTRADPPVRITAELAGDRLSVVVTDTGSWKTPEPDRGNRGRGLMMMRALMDHVALVHDEHGTSVRMAKDLLTRAAAG; via the coding sequence GTGACCCGTCAGCGGCCCATCGAGGATCCCGAACAGGACAGATCGTCACCGTTCGCCGGAAACAGTGCGATGGCCGCCGCGATGCGGGCATTCGACTGGGCCGCCACGCCGCTCGGTCCGTCCGAACAGTGGCAGGCGAGCATGAAAACGGCCTGCCGAATCTGTCTGACCTCGCAGTTCCCGATCCTGCTGTGGTGCGGTCCCGAGCTCCGGATGCTCTACAACGACACCTATCTGCCCATGCTCGGGGAGAAGCATCCGGCCATCGGTGCCCCCGGCGAGCAGGTCTGGGCCGAGCTCTGGCCGATCATCGGGCCGATGCTCGACGGGGTCGTCGCCACCGGTGAGGCCACCTGGTCGGAGGACCAGTTGCTGCCCATGAATCGGCACGGCTACTGGGAGGAGGCCTACTTCACCTTCTCCTACAGCCCGATCCACGCAGCGGACGGCACCGTGTCGGGCGTCTTCACCGCGGTGAGCGAGAACACCGAGCGAGTCATCGGAGAGCGCCGGCTGCACACCCTGCGCAAGCTCGGGGGAATCTCCGCCTCCAACGCATCGACGCCGGAGCGAGTGCTCACCACCGGCCTCGAGGTGCTCTCAGCAGAGCCCTCCGACGTGCCCGCCGCCGTGGCATATCTGGTCGACGAGGACACCGGTGTCCTCCGGCCGGTCGGGGGATTCGGGATCGGCTCGCAGGGCGTGGCACCGATGCCGACCCTGCCGCAGCCGGAGGTCGGCCGGGCGTTCGAACAGCCGCACGCGGGCCCGGCCGGTCTCGCCACCGGCCTGCGCCGTCGCTATCCGGGAGTGCTGCTCGCGTCGCCCGGCCCGCTCGACGGCACTCCGCTGGGTGACATCCCGCCGGACGACGCGATGGTGCTGCCGATCACCGCCGCCGGTCGGGACCGACCCGTGGGCGTCCTGGTCACGGCGGTCAGCCCGACCCGGGCGCTCGACGACGACTACCGGACCTTCTTCGAGCTCGTCGCCGGGCAGGTGTCGACCGCGGCCACGGAGGCGCTGGCATATCAGGCCGAACGGCGCCGGGCTGATGCGCTGACCGAGCTCGACCGGGCCAAGAGCGAATTCTTCGCCAACGTCAGCCACGAATTCCGTACGCCGTTGATCCTGATCGCGGGCCCAGCCGAGGATGCCCTGGCCGACTCCGCGAGCCCCCTCCCCGCGAGCCAGCGGGAACGGATGCAGGTGATCCGGCGCAACGCCGGGCGGCTGCGCCGACTTGTCGACGACATGCTCGACTTCGCCAGGATCGAGGCGGGTCGGCTGCATCCGGAGATGACGGCGGTCGATCTCTCCGGGTTCACCACCGAGATCGTCGAGTCGTTCGCGCCGGCCGTCGAACGAGCCGGCTTGGCACTGCGCGTCGTCTGCCCGCCCCTCCCCCGGCCCGTCTCGGTCGACGTGGACATGTGGGAGAAGGTCCTGCTCAATCTGCTCTCCAACGCGGTGAAATACACCCGGGACGGCAGCATCGAGATCAGCCTGCAGGACGACCCCGGCGCCGACCGGGTCGAGCTGACGGTCGCCGACACCGGCATCGGCATCCCGGCCGAGGAGCGGCCACTGGTGTTCGAACGGTTCCACCGGGTGCGCGGCGGCGGCGGACGGTCGCACGAGGGCGCCGGCATCGGGCTCGCGCTGGTACACGAAATGGTCCGGCTGCACGACGGCACGGTCGAGGTGGCGTCCAGCGAAGGCAAGGGTGCGGTCTTCACCGTGCACCTGCCCTACGGCGCCGCGACGGCGTCGTCTCCCGAAGCGCCGCGGGGGTCTATGGCACTGCAGTACATGGACGAGGCCCTGCAGTGGGAAACCGGGGAGGAGGACATCTCGGAGCACACCCGCGGCGCGGGCCGGACCGCCGGGGCGAGCGTGCTGATCGTCGAGGACAACAGTGACCTGCGCACGTTCCTCAAACGGCTGCTCGAACCCCACTGGCGGGTGCTGCAGGCGGCGGACGGGCGGACCGGCCTGCGGATGGCCCAGGCCCAACGACCCGACCTCGTGCTCTCCGACGTCATGATGCCGGAGCTGGACGGGTTCGGTCTGCTCCGCGAGCTGCGGTCCTACCCGGCGACCGCGGCCATACCGGTCATCTTCCTGTCCGCGCGGGCCGAGGAGGAGTCGACGGTCGAAGGTCTCGGCGCCGGCGCGGACGACTACCTGCCGAAGCCCTTCTCCGCGACCGAACTCGTCGCGCGCGTGCGGTCCAACCTCGAGCTCGCCCGGGTGCGTACGAGGGAGTCGGAGTTCCGCCGCGCACTGGTCGATTCACTCCAGGAGGGATTGTTCGTCTCCGGCGCGGACGGCACCGTCGTCGAGGTCAACACCACCTTCGGCGAGATCACCGGCTACGGACCCGAGGGCGCCCCCTACGACATGCCCTACCCGTGGCTTTCCGACGACCCGTATCACCGGCAACTGTTCGAATCCGCCGCCACCGAGGCGTTGCAGAGCGAGGCCGGCCAGTTCATCGTGCCGTTGCAGCATCGTGACGGGCGGCTCGTGTGGGCAGCGGCCACGATCCACGCGATTCCGGATCAGGACCGCACCGGCAAGGTCATCGTCGGCACACTGCGCGACGTCACCGCCGCTCGCGCGGCCGCCGAGCGGGAGTCCGCGGTCGCGTCGTTCGTCGAGGGCCTCGCGACCGCGACCGGCGTCTCCGAGGTGCTCGGTATCGGCCTGGTGGAACTGCAGACCGCCCTCGATGCGGTGCAGGCGGTCGCCGCCGTCTGGCCGTCGGAGACCGCCGAGGTGGTGATGGTCGCCGCGCAGCCGGTCGAATCCTGGGCCGCTCTGTCCGAATCGACCCGCGTCGCACTCGAGACCGCCCGCCACGACCCGGTCGGCCGGATGCGCGTGGAGGCGCCCGCACAGGACTCGGTCCGGGTGGTCGGTGTGACAGCGCCGCTCGGCAGCAACGGCGACGCCGCGGTGTGGCTGGATCTCGGCGACCCGAGCCTGTTGAGCGCCGAGACCGAGATGCTCTTCGAACTCCTGGTCGCCAACCTCGGCCAGGCCCTCGACCGGGCGCGCCGCTACGACCAGGCCCGGGAGGTTGCGCTGACGCTCCAACACGCAATCCTCGCCCCGACCGACCTGCCTCCCGGCTTCGCGGCCCGATACGAGCCGGCCGTCCGGCCGCTCGACATCGGTGGCGACTGGTACGACGTGACCGAACTCGCCGACGGGCAGATCGGGGTCGTCGTCGGCGATTGTGTCGGTCACGGGCTCGCAGCGGCAGCCGTCATGGGACAACTGCGCAGCGCCTGTCGGGCGTTGCTGTTGCGGACCGGGCACCCCGGACAGGTCCTCGACGAACTCGACGCCTTCGCCCACCGCATCCCCGATGCGGCGTGCACCACCGTGTTCTGCGCGACCATCGACCCGGCCACCGGCACGATCGCCTACAGCAGCGCGGGGCACCCTCCGCCGGTGCTCTCGGCCGACGCGACCGGCGCGCGCCTGCTCGATGAGGCGCGCTCGCTGCCGCTGGCCACGCTGCCGACGGCACCCCGACCGGAGGCGACCGCCACATTGGCACCAGGGGCAACGCTGCTGCTCTACACCGATGGCCTGATCGAACGACGCGGCGAGCCGCTGACCGTGGGGATCGACACGGCCCGACGTACGCTGAGTCAGGATCCGCAGATGCTGCCCGACCAACTGGCCGACCGGCTGCTCGCCGAGCTCATGCCGATCAATGGATACGAGGATGACGTCGCCGTTCTCATCTACCGCTACGAGACGATCGGTCCACTGCGACGCGATCTTCCGGTCGCCGCGGCCGAGCTGGCCGACATGCGGCACGACCTGCGCGCGTGGCTGAATGGCATCGGCGCCGCCGCGGCCAAC
- a CDS encoding MFS transporter, translated as MTSNPAFTGKRLAALAVLCAATMMTVLDETVVNVAIPSIQRDLGFTAHQLSWVVNAYLVSFGSLLLLAGRIGDLIGRHRVLLGGLALFTVASLVCGLAPSTTALVGARFAQGAGAALASSVALGMIVSLFDDPAPRARAIGIYAFMTSAGASAGLFLGGVVTDLAGWRWAFFINVPIGLVMLLIGHRVLQREAAAGLRGGADYVGALVLVAGIGATILAVVDPGRRIMVVPAVVLLAAFAFRQSRVDRPLVPLRVLRSRPVIGANLALAILAGSMLGFQYMVTLYFQNVLGYTPAQAGIAILPIAAGIAVLSLAVYPRISQRTGSRILIVPGLLTVALGLLLLVFVPTHSHYAVDVLPSMLLFAIGGGTAIPAIMSTAMSETTPDAAGASSGLLSTSQQIGAALGIAVLSAVAAATTSDLTAHGTSAADAAVSGYHLGWGIGAAMLTAAAIVAAVTLRAPKPPQSTEPAATDDHQATVCVDA; from the coding sequence ATGACCTCGAACCCCGCATTCACCGGCAAGCGACTCGCCGCGCTGGCAGTTCTGTGCGCGGCGACGATGATGACCGTGCTCGACGAGACCGTCGTGAACGTGGCCATCCCCTCCATCCAGCGAGACCTCGGCTTCACGGCCCACCAGTTGTCGTGGGTCGTGAACGCCTACCTCGTCAGCTTCGGCAGCCTGCTACTGCTCGCCGGCCGTATCGGTGACCTGATCGGCCGCCACCGCGTCCTGCTGGGCGGCCTGGCCCTCTTCACCGTGGCGTCCCTGGTCTGCGGGTTGGCTCCCTCGACCACCGCGCTGGTCGGTGCGCGCTTCGCCCAGGGCGCCGGAGCGGCCCTGGCCTCCTCGGTCGCGCTGGGCATGATCGTGTCTCTGTTCGACGACCCCGCGCCGCGCGCCCGGGCGATCGGGATCTATGCCTTCATGACCTCTGCCGGCGCGTCGGCAGGACTCTTTCTCGGTGGCGTCGTCACTGACCTCGCGGGTTGGCGGTGGGCGTTCTTCATCAACGTGCCGATCGGTCTGGTGATGCTGCTGATCGGCCATCGGGTCCTCCAGCGAGAAGCCGCCGCCGGGCTGCGCGGGGGAGCCGACTACGTCGGCGCGCTGGTGCTGGTAGCCGGGATCGGCGCGACGATCCTGGCCGTGGTTGATCCGGGTCGACGCATCATGGTCGTCCCGGCGGTGGTTCTGTTGGCGGCGTTCGCCTTCCGACAGAGCCGGGTCGACCGGCCCCTGGTGCCGCTGCGGGTGCTGCGCTCGCGTCCGGTGATCGGAGCCAACCTCGCGCTGGCCATCCTCGCCGGCTCGATGCTCGGGTTCCAGTACATGGTGACGCTGTACTTCCAGAACGTTCTCGGCTACACGCCTGCCCAGGCCGGCATTGCCATCCTGCCCATCGCCGCCGGCATCGCCGTACTCTCCCTGGCCGTCTATCCCCGGATCAGCCAGCGCACCGGGTCACGCATCCTCATCGTCCCTGGCCTGCTCACCGTCGCGCTCGGCCTGCTCCTGCTCGTCTTCGTTCCCACCCACAGCCATTACGCGGTCGACGTGCTGCCCAGCATGCTGTTGTTCGCCATCGGCGGCGGCACTGCCATCCCGGCGATCATGTCCACCGCCATGTCCGAGACGACCCCCGACGCAGCCGGCGCCTCATCCGGGCTGCTGAGCACTTCCCAGCAGATCGGCGCCGCCTTGGGTATCGCCGTCCTGTCGGCCGTTGCCGCGGCCACGACCAGCGACCTCACCGCACATGGCACGTCGGCCGCCGATGCCGCCGTCAGCGGTTACCACCTCGGCTGGGGCATCGGCGCGGCCATGCTCACTGCGGCCGCGATCGTCGCCGCCGTCACCCTGCGCGCACCGAAACCGCCGCAGAGCACCGAACCGGCGGCGACCGACGACCACCAGGCCACGGTCTGTGTCGACGCATGA
- a CDS encoding helix-turn-helix domain-containing protein, which translates to MTGSRRAVVAAELRGRYEQGQSIRQLATAIGRSYGWVHGLLREVGVPLRGRGGPRPLPRKKPA; encoded by the coding sequence GTGACTGGCAGCCGTCGCGCCGTCGTGGCCGCCGAGCTCCGAGGTCGCTACGAGCAGGGCCAGTCGATCCGGCAGTTGGCCACCGCGATCGGACGGTCCTACGGGTGGGTGCACGGGCTGCTCCGCGAGGTCGGAGTGCCGCTGCGCGGCCGAGGCGGTCCGCGCCCGCTGCCGCGCAAGAAGCCCGCCTGA
- a CDS encoding ABC transporter ATP-binding protein: MTTSPPAASDAPHPSSHNGASTGGPAISVKGLRMRYGSHEAVRGIDLEIASGEVFGFLGPNGAGKTTTIEILEGYRKRSAGEVSVLGTDPGKPTRAWRERVGLVLQECELNPVLTVRETLDLFGSFYEHPRRIDEVVALVGLQDKIGARLGTLSGGQRRRADVAVALIGDPDLVFLDEPTTGFDPTARRDAWNMIEGLKDLGKTVFLTTHYMEEAEHLADRVAILRAGQIVATGAPDELGIGDAGITRLSFRLPAGVPLDEVRTQVPDKLDVSGNIVTIDASDAQNTLWRLTSWAHGANIKLEGIEARRPNLEDVFLEVTGENPHA; this comes from the coding sequence GTGACAACTAGCCCTCCGGCGGCGTCCGACGCACCCCATCCTTCGTCGCACAACGGGGCATCGACCGGCGGCCCGGCCATCAGCGTCAAGGGTCTGCGGATGCGCTACGGCTCGCACGAGGCCGTCCGGGGCATCGATCTCGAGATCGCATCCGGCGAGGTGTTCGGATTCCTCGGCCCGAACGGTGCCGGGAAAACGACGACGATCGAGATCCTCGAGGGCTACCGCAAGCGCAGCGCCGGCGAGGTGAGCGTGCTCGGAACCGACCCCGGGAAACCCACCCGCGCATGGCGGGAGCGGGTCGGACTCGTCCTACAGGAATGTGAACTCAACCCGGTGCTCACGGTCCGCGAGACGCTGGACTTGTTCGGCAGCTTCTACGAGCATCCACGCCGCATCGACGAGGTGGTCGCGCTGGTCGGATTGCAGGACAAGATCGGTGCCCGGCTCGGCACGCTCTCCGGTGGCCAACGCCGTCGGGCCGACGTCGCCGTGGCCCTGATCGGCGATCCCGACCTGGTGTTCCTCGACGAACCGACCACCGGCTTCGACCCGACGGCGCGGCGAGACGCGTGGAACATGATCGAAGGGTTGAAGGATCTCGGAAAGACCGTTTTCCTCACCACGCACTACATGGAGGAGGCCGAGCACCTCGCCGACCGGGTGGCGATCCTGCGTGCCGGCCAGATCGTCGCGACCGGCGCACCGGACGAGCTCGGGATCGGCGACGCGGGCATCACCCGGCTCAGCTTCCGGCTGCCGGCCGGCGTACCTCTCGACGAGGTCCGTACCCAGGTCCCCGACAAGCTCGACGTGTCGGGGAACATCGTCACCATCGACGCGTCCGATGCGCAGAACACCCTGTGGCGGTTGACGTCGTGGGCGCATGGAGCGAATATCAAGCTCGAGGGGATCGAGGCGCGCCGGCCGAATCTCGAGGATGTCTTCCTCGAAGTCACCGGGGAGAACCCACATGCGTGA
- a CDS encoding ABC transporter permease codes for MRDFRILGIQARYAITGTLRSPRIIFFAIIFPIVLLVLFNSIFASGDNKTTQFAGGTISTAAYFTAGLAAYAIMLQTFSALAVSLTTQRESGELKRLRGTPMPSWTFIGGYILRSIILVVVMVVVLFAIGVGFYHVHLTGAGIVGIAVYVIVGTFSLATLGIAITTITPTAEVASTVGPFTAVILSFISGVFIPVATLPNWLEAVGRVFPLYHLAEGLQRSVASVGGNTGLSGTNLAVLAGWGIVGLLVAARTFRWQPQGVTA; via the coding sequence ATGCGTGACTTCCGGATCCTTGGCATCCAGGCCCGCTACGCGATCACCGGGACGCTACGAAGCCCTCGGATCATCTTCTTCGCCATCATTTTTCCGATCGTGTTGCTGGTCCTCTTCAACTCGATCTTCGCGAGCGGCGACAACAAGACCACGCAGTTCGCCGGTGGCACCATCTCGACCGCGGCGTATTTCACCGCCGGCCTCGCCGCCTACGCGATCATGCTCCAGACCTTCTCCGCGCTCGCCGTCTCGTTGACGACGCAACGCGAGTCCGGAGAGCTGAAGCGGCTGCGCGGTACGCCCATGCCGTCGTGGACCTTCATCGGCGGCTACATCCTCCGCTCGATCATCCTGGTCGTGGTGATGGTGGTGGTGCTCTTCGCCATCGGCGTCGGCTTCTACCACGTGCATCTGACCGGAGCCGGCATCGTCGGGATCGCGGTCTACGTCATCGTCGGCACGTTCAGCCTCGCGACGCTCGGCATCGCGATCACGACGATCACGCCCACCGCGGAGGTCGCATCGACGGTCGGACCATTCACAGCGGTCATCCTGTCCTTCATCTCCGGAGTCTTCATTCCGGTCGCGACCCTGCCCAACTGGCTCGAAGCGGTCGGTCGTGTGTTCCCGCTCTACCACCTCGCCGAGGGCCTGCAGCGCAGTGTCGCGTCGGTCGGCGGGAACACCGGGCTCTCCGGGACCAACCTCGCGGTGTTGGCCGGCTGGGGAATCGTGGGCCTGCTGGTGGCGGCCCGCACCTTCCGCTGGCAGCCTCAAGGCGTGACCGCCTGA